The following DNA comes from Cellulophaga sp. HaHa_2_95.
AGTTATTTCCAAAAGCATCGAATTTGCCTGATTTTTTCATGTAAAGAAAGTACGCGCCAATGCATACCATGATCAGTAATGGAATAATGTAAGTCATAATTTTTAGGTTTATTTGGTTTTTTTTACGGAATGGCTATTCAATATTTTTTTATTTATTAATATGGACATTAATAAGTAGCCCAAGAAACAACCGATAAATAGTAATAGAATAGGGGAGGTATAGGTTATACCTTCTTTGAAATATAGAAATATGGAAAAAAGTCCAAATACAATGGTTCCTTTACCGAATAAATATTTCAATCTTATTCTCATATTTTTTAATGGTATTAAGCAGCTATCGAATAGTAAACGTATTTATGAATGATTAGTTGTGCCATTTCTAATAGCTTTAGTAATATGAAACCACATAGTACAGGTGCTAGTCTGCATAGCCAAAGCTTACATCTGCTCCAAGCTTGTTAGACCATGATAATTGTAGAGTGGCACAAGTATTCTATGTGCCAAATTTTCTAATTATTGGATGATAACAAACACAGTACCAGTAGGAGGTAAAAGCTTTTCATGTTGATAGATTACTTTGGTTAGAATCTAAGAGTCCGTTCTTAATTTATTCGCTTATAGATTTCAATATTATGAAAAACGGTATCGTTATGACTATAGGTATTTACTTGTTTGTATGAGTTTTCAGTACGTTCTATAGGGATAATATAGGTGTTAATATCACTTTTCATAGAATACGACATAGAGGTCAATACTTCTGTGATGGTGTCATTTTTAAACGTGTAAGTTCCATACCCATGCCATTCAGAGGCATCTTCAGCTGGGCTCGTATTCCAAATAACATGGCCATCAAGATAAATTTTGTGCTGTACTTTTGAGGTGTCTGTAATAAGAGTATCGCCATTGGCAAGATGATAGAAATGACTCAATTCCCAAACTCCTTCAATAGGATCTACATCTACAGGTGGTGCTATTTCTTTGTCTTTAATAGATGTATTACAGGAAGTACATAGTATAAGTGTTCCTGCGAAAGTAAAAAGAATAGAATTCTTGAAAGTGTTGTTTTTGGTCATGTTTAGTAGATTAGATAATAAGAAAAAATTAAGGTTTTTCTTACAGAATGAATATAGGGTAAATTTTCGATAAATGGTACCTATCTTTAAGTAATCATAATACAAGGACACGCACTTCTTTTGATGTTACTTGTATGGTCTTCGTGTCATAAATAGGTTTCCCGAATATATCATAGGTTCCGCTTAGATATTTGAATTCAATTTCCATTTGAACTGGTGCAATATGTATGAATCCTTTCTTTTTTGGCTTTAATACGGCTTGTTGCCAGGTGGTAGCTCTGAATTCTTTAGCTTTATAAGTAACATTTTGAACCGTTAACCTTTCAATTTCTATACGATCCGAAGAACAATTGGAATAAGAAGGTTTGGTGGCTAATTTCCAATCTATAATTCCAACATCGGGTGAAACATACACTTTATGGGAGACGATTAGAGAATCTTTTACTCCAATTTTTTCTTTTGATACCGTAGCCAACATATAAATATTTTCATGAGGGGCAGTAGGTATACTCGTACTATTAACCGCTTTACTAACGGTTATTGTAATAGGCTTTGTTTGATATGTTTTTTCCTCAATGGTAATTAAGGCAGCCCCTATGGAAAAAGTACCTAAAGCTTTCGGAGTAATAACATAGCTATAGACCGTTTCTAGGGTCTCCACTCCATTTACTATAGTCGTATTCATAGCCCGCATGGGGCCTCCAACTACTTTAAAATTTTCAAATTCAGGAGGTGTAAATAAACTGATGTTGTCCTTTTGGTCCATAGAAAATTCTACCCGCAAATGTTGATCTAGACCTATTATTTTTTTAGCTACTTTCGCTGTGAATTTTACTTGTGCGCCTATGGTTGCCGAACTGAGTATAGCTAGTAGCAGTATAAAATTGAGGAATTTCATTTATATATTTTAAAGTCTTTTTTCTGAATTAAGCGGTTCTATAATCCTTTGTGTGTTATGTATTACAAGTATACAATTAGGATAAGAAAACTGAATTAAGAAAGGATGTTATAGGAATTAGGTTTAAGTTTTTGTTGATAGAAAAAAATAGTACTAAGAATTAAACTCTATATAAAAGCTTTTAGTATTCCAAACCCATATCAAAATCCTCAAAGTGCTCAATTTCAGAAAGCTTAAACAACCGATCTTGTTCAAATTTCACCCAAGTCTCTTCAAAAATTTCATCACCCCCTTCAGAATCCTGATTGGTATTTACTCTTGTTAGTTTCTTTTTAGTCAAAAAATTAATACTCGTTTCTCGATCTATAATTGGGCCATGATTACTACTAGCATCATACCCAATAAGTTTAAATTCCGACTCTTGAAATCTAAAAATGTACCTCCAGTAGCCGTATCTTCCATGCGCAAAATGGATTATAAGATTAGATCTTTCTACTTCGATCCAAAGCTCTGGGGCATAATAAACCCCACCATCTTCATTTTCAGAATAAAAGCAATCATAGTTTTTATCTGCTACTTCGTAACTGTCGTTATTGTTAAGGAGTACTAGTATTCCTCTTCTATTACGGTCTACTTCTTGGTCAAATCTATTAATGACTACATTTTTTTCATCCGTTTCTTTAATGATAAGAATACAATCTTCTTGTCCGTCTTTATTTAGGTCACCATGGTACGTCTCAAATAGTACATAGCCTTCAGGAACAAAATTAGCGGTATTTATAGGTTGTGCATCAACACTATACATTCCTAAAGTATACAAGAGGGCAATTCCTAGAATTATTTTCATGTGATATTTTATATTTGTTTAAGAAGGGATAAGATTGTCGCCGGTTCGATTTGAGGAAATTTTAGTGGTTATGATGAAAGAAATTCCTACTATAACTATATTTTAATGAAATAGTATAACCTCAATCAAAGTCGCTCATAAAAAAGCCACGATAACCATTCCTAAGTTCGCAATAAAGTTAGTCTAGACTATAGCTATATTTCGTAAGTATAGAATTAGCGGTATTCATTTTTTGGATAGGAAAATCTTCCGCGTCATATTCATAGGAAAAAGTTTGATCTTCTAAACTACCAAGGGTATAATTTTCGACAGTAAACTTGGTAAGGTTATTTGTGTTCCTCCAGAGATTATGCTCATCTGTAATCAAAAATTCCCATCCTCCAATAACATTTAAATAGTTTAAAATCGTAGCTAAATTTAAAGATTCTAAAGTTTTTAGAGGATTGCGTTTATCATCATAAGTATACTCAAAAATAGAAGTTTCATTCAGAATTTTTTTTGTGAGGTTGTCATTAGTATACTCAAATTGTATAGAAATGCCCTCCTGAGAAAATTCAGAAATAGAACCGTCACTGTTCACAACGATAGTTCTATCACGTGTTCCAAGGACATCTTTGAAAACTATGGTTTGGTCAGTATACACTAAATCATACTCTTGATACACTTCTCCATCATAGGTAGATGCTATATGACGAATAGTACTGTCTTCATATTCAACAACGGTCTCTGTTATATTTGTTGCTTGGGTTTCTTTTTCAGTACTAGTAAATTTTAATTTCGTAATTTTTTTTTCTTCTGGGGTGATATCGATCTGCAAAGAATTGGCAGCTGTTATACTCCAAGATGATAATTCCGCGTTGCTATTGTTGAGGAATAAATTATTTTCATCAGTAAAATCAAAAGAATTATTTGCTGTTGATGAATTTATATTGGAGGTTATTTCAACTAACTTTATTGTTCCTGCCTCTTTTGGTTCTGTGGCGACTTCTATTTCTTCTTCTGGCACCTCAATGGTTTGTAAAACTTCCTCTGAAAGATTAACCTTATTACATGAAATTAGTAGAAAAAGAGCGGTAAGAATTAAAGAATAGTGTTTCATTGTTTGGTTTAAAAAAGTAAAGAATTAGTTTGATACCGGAGTTAGAGCATAAAGAAAACCATTTATTGAACTACTTCTTTATGGTTGATGTAAAAATTACGGTTAATTTTAAAGCTAGAAGTATCTCCTTTTAATTTGCTTGTCTTCCATTCGGCAGTAGGAGTAATCCAAAGTTCTTTTCCTGCAGTAGAAACGCTTACTGGTATGGCAAAATCAGCTACAATATGTGTATATCTGTACTTTAGCTTTTTACCATCATAATGGTATTCCAATACAGGCACTTCTATAGTTCTTAAGTATTGCTCAAAAAAGGCACTCAAATCTATTTTGGCGGCTTTAGAGATGTAATTTTCTATTTGAGCGGTGGTTACCGTTGCATGGTAGAATTCTTTATTTAGACCTCTTAAAATACTTCTCCATTTTTCATCATCGTTGAGTACATGTCGTAAGGTGTGTAGCACATTGGCACCTTTAAAGTACATATCACTACTTCCTTCATTATTTACATGATAAGCACCAATAATAGGCCGATCATTCTGGATTAATTTTCGAGTGCCAATAACATAATCTTGTGCAGCCTCTTTGCCATAGTAATAATCCACAAATAAGTTTTCGGAGTAGGTGGTAAAGCTTTCATGGATCCACATATCTGCAATATCCTTGTACGTAATATTATTAGCGAACCATTCATGACCGGCTTCATGGATAATGATATAGTCAAATTTTAATCCCCAACCAGATCCCGAAAGATCACGGCCTAAATATCCTTTGTTGTATTGATTGCCATAGGTTACAGAACTCTGGTGTTCCATTCCTAGATACGGCACTTCTACAAGTTTAAAACTATCTTCGTAGAATGGGTACGGTCCAAACCAATGTTCAAAAGCTTTCATCATTTTTGGTGCATCTTTAAAATGCGCTTTTGCTTTCTCTAAATTATCTTTCAGAACGTAATAGTCCATATCCAAAGGACCCTTTTCTCCTGGGTATTGTTCTCCAAAATGCACATAGTCACCCACATTTACATTTACCCCATAATTATTGATAGGATTTAAGACTTCCCATTCATAAGTGGTAGTTGTTTCATTCTCGATGACCGCTTTTAGTCGCCCATTAGAAACATCCATAAGGCCTTTTGGTACAGTAACGCTAATGGCCATGCTGTCTACTTCATCATACATATGGTCTTTATTAGGCCACCAAACACTTGCGCCTAAACCTTGGCAAGAAGTAGCTACAAAATCTTTTCCATTACTATCTTTTTTCCAAGAAAAGCCGCCATCCCAAGGGGCATTTTTAGCAGCTCTAGGGATTCCTGAATAGAACACGGTAATCTTATTTTTAGCCCCTTTTTTTTGTTCTTTTTTTAGGGTGATGAAATGCGCGTTTATATTTGATCTTACGTCTAATTCTTCTCCGTCTTGCGTAACTTTTTCTATTTGCAACGGGGGTTGTAAATCTACTTGTAAAATTTGTTGCGGAGTTAAAACGGTATAGGTGATAGTATTACTGCCTGAAATAAATTTTTTATCTGGTTGCACTGAAATCTTCAAATCGTAGAAATTTAAATCCCACCAATCGCGTTCCGGCGTGATGCTCCCTCTCAAGGTATCTTGTTCGGTAAAATAATCTTTGGCTTGTAACAAGCCTTGACTATGGCTAGAGATGCAAATAAATAGGAAAAAAAATAGGGCTAAAAAATGTTTCATGCGGCTACGGTGCTATAATTATGCGGCTAAAGTTAAACTAATTTTTAAAATTTGTCGGCTTTGCCCTACAAGATTGAAGTTCGATCGGAATATTTAGAAGTTAATTACCGAATAAGTATCTTTACGATTCACTCAAACATAACTTAAAAATGAAATTTTACGCTACAACATTGGCATTAGGTTTTCTCTTCCTTTTTACATCCGTTTCAAGTACAGCAAGAGCACAAGATAAAAATCCGTTTATAGGCCGATGGGATATGGTCATACAACAAGAAGGTAAAGAATTACCTTCCTGGTTAGAAATTACAAAATCAGGCAGATCTACTTTGGTTGGGCGTTTTGTATATGCCTTTGGGAGTGCAAGACCTATTGCAGAGGTACAAGTGAAAAATAATGGATTCAATTTTACCATTCCACGCCAATGGGAACCGGGAGATAAAGACCTGAAATTTGAAGGAGCACTGAAAGGATCAACACTTTCTGGAACGATGGTATATACTGATGGAAAAAAATACAAATGGACAGCAACGCCTGCTAAAGTAGCACCGTATAAGAAAAATATTGTTTGGGGAGCTCCAAAAGCACTTTTCAATGAAACCGATTTAAAAGGGTGGAGTGCTATGGGCGATAACCAATGGATTGTAAAAAACGGTATACTAACAAGCCCAAAATCAGGAGCTAATTTGGTATCTGACGAAAAGTTTTTAAATTTTAAATTACATGTAGAATTTAAATATCCAGAAGGAAGTAATAGTGGTATTTACTTGCGAGGTCGTCATGAGGTACAGATTGAAGATAATAGGGGCTTAGAACCTTCTAATATTTTATTTGGAGGTATTTACGGATTTTTGACGCCTAATGAAATGATGGCAAAACCAGCAGGAGAGTGGCAATCTTATGATATTACCTTGAATGGAAATCGAGTAAGTATTGTGGCTAATGGTAAGGCCATTATTACCGATCAAATTATACCAGGAATTACCGGAGGCGCTTTAGATAGTAATGAAGCTGAAGCAGGACCTTTATTAATTCAAGGAGATCATGGTCCTGTAGAATTTAGAAGTATTGTAATTACACCAGAGCTTAACTAGTATTTTAAAAGCATATAAAAGCAAAACCCCATGCCTTGGCATGGGGTTTTGCTTTTTCCTCTAATTCAATTTATCGTAGAATAGCATTCGGAAATACTACGGGACTCTCAAAACCATCTTTCCCTACCGAAGAAATTCCAAAGAAAAAATTATCAATAACAATCCCTTCTAAAAGAAACTCAGTTACATTGCCTACATAGCGGCTATGGTCCCATGTTGGAGAAGTAGTATCTCTCCAATATATTTTATAGCCTAGAGCACCATCCACTTTACTCCATTCAAATTTTGCAGCGGGTTCTACAATACCGCCAATTTTTACTTCTTTTGGCGCTGGGGGCGCCCATGCTAACGAAGCTAGGTTGATAGCGTTTACGGCCGTTAATTTTTTAGCATAACCAAAGTTTACGTGCTCCAAAACATCACCATACTGTATTCCGTTTTCGGTTCTAATATCTTGGTGCTGTTGGGTGTAATTTTCATGGGCTTCCATGATACGGATTCCTGCAAAGCCAGCATCGTTAAATGGCCTGTGGTGACCGCCACGTCCAAAACGATCTAATCTATAGATCATCATAGGATTCATTTCGGGCATATACGTTTTTACATTTTTATGAATGTATCGTGCCAATTGTCTTGAAATTCCATCTACTTCCCCGCCATAAAAACGACGCATTTGGCGTTGTTTATCTGTTTCTGTAGCAGGAACAGGTTCTGAGAAAATTCTAAAATCACGATTGCTTACCACACCATCTACTCCGGTGATATTTCCAATCATATCATTGTTCAGGATTCCAATAACATCCCAACCTTGCTCTACAGCGTATTTTGCTAATCCGCCTCCACCAAAGAGTCCTTGCTCTTCGCCAGAGAGTCCTACATAGATAATACTATTCTCAAATTTATAGTTAGAAAGTACACGAGCTGCTTCAATAGTCCCAGCCATTCCGCTAGCATTATCATTGGCGCCAGGAGCTTCTGTGGTGTAATCCATCGTATCACTAGCGCGAGAATCAATATCACCACTCATTATTATATAGCGGTTTGGATATTTTGTTCCTTTTTGAATGGCCACCACATTTACAACCCAAGCATCTTTAGGAACGCGAGCTCCCATATCTTTAGTGACAAAATCTTTCTGATAAAAAACATCCATACAATCTGCACAAGAGCTAGATATGTTATCAAATTCAGACTTTATCCAGCGCCTGGCAGCACCAATTCCGCGTGTATTAGAAAGGGTATCACTAAAGGTATTTCTTGTTCCAAATTCGGTCAAGGTCTTCACATCGTTTTTAATACGGTCTTCAGATACAGCAGCGATAATCTCATATATTCGAGCATCGGTTTGTGCTAGAATAGGGAATGATACAAAAACAGTAAGGAGACAAAGGAGTAATTTCTTTTTCATTTTTTTGAGTGTTAGCATTGAATTATTTTTTTTGAGTCATAACATATAGGCCGATAAGTGGTCCTATACCTAAAAATAAGAAAATTAAAGTTGGATTTATCTGAGTGGCTAAAACAGTAAGCAGCTGTATGCTGATAATACTGATGGCGAAACCAAAACAATTTACGAGTGTTAGTCCTGTTCCTTTTAGTTCTGGTGGAGCAGCATTAGCAATCAAACTAGAAAACTGCGGTGAATCTGCAGTAACTGCCATGCCCCAAAGGCTCCATCCTATAAGAAATAATACAGGAGATAATTTGAAAAGCAAAGGGGAGAGAATGCAAAACAATGCAGAACCTATTAAAGCATAGTAGGCTATTTTAAAACTACCTATTTTTTGAGCCAAATACCCGCCCAATGCGCAGGAGAGTCCGCCTAAAGCAATGATTACAAAAGTGAGCAGGGGAATTGAAAAGCTACTGGTATTTAGCGTGGTGTACGTAAGTAAGGCTAGTGGCGTAAAGGCCCAAAATGCATACAGCTCCCACATATGGCCAAAATATCCAATTGCGGCTGTTCTAAATGCGGGAATTTTGAATAAAGAGATTCCTGCTTTTATTTCTATATTGGTACTTCTTTTTCTAAAAGGGCCGTTAGGAACAAATAATACCACAACAATTCCACCGACAACTGCGAGTGCTGAGGTGAAAATTAATACAGTATCAGAATTGCTATTGAGTTCTAACCCTTGTAAGAGGTACGGGAATGAGGTACCTAGAACCAAAGCTCCTACTAAGAAACCTAAGGCTTTGCCGAGTCCATTTTCATAATAATCTGCTGCAATTTTCATCCCGATAGGGTAAATGCCAGCAAGAAAAAAGCCTGTCCCAAAACGCGCAAAAAGCAAATGCCATTTAGAGAGTTCAGCCACTAAAAGACTTAAGTTACAAGCCGCGGCTAATACTGCGCAGATAAAAAATACTTTGGAAGGAGAAAACCGATCAGCAATCATCAAGAAGGCAAAGACTAATGTACCCGTAATAAAGCCAAACTGAACAGAAGAGAGTACATATCCAATAATCTCTGGCCCTAATCCTGTTTTCAGTGCAATATCATCTACAATAGCATTGCCTGCAAACCATAAGGAAGTGCAGGCAAATTGTGCTAGTATTAATACGGGTAAAATATGCGGTTTATGCGTCAAGAGTCATCATTTGATCATTTTAGTCGTTAAAGACTTGAAAACTAATCTAAAAATCGCTTTAATAATTTACGAACATCTTTTGTACCGTCTACATAATATTTTGCTGATGTTTTCTGAAGTCCAACTTTTACAGTTACAGCACTTTTTGGAAGCTCCTGGAACATAAATTCATCGGTCCAATCATCGCCAATAGCAAAAACAAAATCATAGTCGTTTTTACCGTACATACGCATGGCGGCACGGCCTTTATTTACATTGCTGCTTTTTATCTCCATGACTTTATTTCCATTTAGAACACTAAGGTCGTCATTGGCAATAAGACTAGTCAATACGGTATTTAATTCTGTAGCTCTTTTTTGACCAAAATCAGGATCTGTTTTGCGATAATGCCATGCTAGTGAATAGTTTTTTTCTTCAATAAAACTACCCGGAGTTCTGTCTACGAATGATTCTAACACTGGAAGTATTTTTTCCATCCAATCTTTCTTCACATTCTCTAACATGCTAAATTCTGCTCCGTTTTCAGAAATCCATACCCCATGTTCTACAATCATGTTGTATTTTTTAGGTAAGAACCATTTGGTAAAGGTTTCTTTATCCCGACCACTAATAAGATACATGTCTGTATTTTCTTGTGATGAAATAGCATCTAGCAATTCATATAATTCTTCATCCGGACTCGCTTTTTGCGGATTGTTATGAAAGCCCGCAAGAGTACCATCGTAATCTATGAACAGTAGCCTTTTTTTGGAAGCTTTATAGTCTTCAGTAATTTTATCTAATAACTTCGAAGAGAGTTTTCTAGATACGTAGCTGTGGCTGTTCTCTTTTTGCGCTGTTAAGGAACTCATGAAATCGTTAGCCCATCGCTCTACATTATAACGCTCTAATCGTTTTTGTAAAACATCATTACGTTCTTGCTGCTCTTCTTTAGGCATCTGAATTGCTTGATGAATGGTATCTGCAATCTGCTCAAAATTGTTAGGATTTATTAATAATGATTCATTCATTTCATTAGCTGCACCCGCCATCTCACTCAGGATAAGTACTCCTGTTTTGTCTGTTCTTGTGGCCACATATTCTTTCGCCACAAGGTTCATCCCATCACGAATAGGAGTAAGCCAAGCAATATCACTAGAGGTGTATAAATCTATTAGATTTTCAAAAGGCATAGACCTGTAGAAATACCAGATAGGTGTCCAACTTACAGTAGAGAATTCCCCATTAATTCTACCTACAAGCTCATCTACCTCTCTTTTTAAAAGTTGGTATTGCGGCACATTACTTCTAGAAGGTACTGCGAGGATAATTAAACGCACTTTTTCCTTATACTGTGGGTATTTCGTTAAAAAATATTCAAAAGCATTTAAACGTTTCGCAATTCCCTTAGTATAATCTAAACGATCTATGGAAAGTATAAATTTGGCATCCGGGGCCGTTTCTTTATGGTTGTTTAAACGTTGCTGTAATTCAGATTGCTCTGCTTTTGAACGTTGTTGGTGTTCTTGCGCAGCATCACTAAATTTCTTATAATCAATTCCCATGGGGAAAGAATCTACTTTTATAATACGGTCTTCTAAGTAGATATCATTAAAACTTACATCTAAACCAAGAATACGACGTACAGAACTTAAAAAGTGACGTTCGTAATCATAAGTATGGAAGCCTATTAAGTCAGAACCTAATAATCCTTCTAATACTTCTTTACGCCATGGTAAGGTTCTAAATATTTCAAATGAAGGAAACGGAATGTGTAAAAAGAAACCGATAGAAATATTCGGTAATTTTTCACGAACCATTTGCGGTACTAACATCAATTGATAATCATGTACCCATATCGTGTCATCATCATCTGCTTTTGCCACAATAGCATCGGCAAATTTCTGATTTACTTTTTTATAGGTCTCCCAACTTTCAATTTCAAATTCTGAATATTCTAAAAAATAATGGAATAGAGGCCAAACGGTTCTATTGCTAAATCCATAATAAAAGCCATCTACTTCTTGTTGGGATAAATTTACTTTAGAAGAGCCGTGTTTTGCTAGTGCTTCATCAATATCACCTATTAAGTCTTCAGGAATTTCTTCGTCGGTTAAACCACTCCATCCAATCCAAAGGCTGTCTCCACCAGAGTGCACAGATTTCATTCCAGTAGCCAATCCACCCACACTTGGGATTGCAGTTATGCCTCCATTATGAATTTGTAATTGTATCGGTAGTCTGTTTGAGATTATGATAGTTTTGCCCATTATTCGGTTTTTTTTACAGTTTTTTAGAATTTATTTCTCTAAATTTCGTGAAAAAGAAGGGTAATGACAATTTTATTAGCCTTTTGAGTTAGCAATTTATTGATATGGATAATTTAGACTACGGAATAATAGGAAATTGCAGGAGTGCAGCATTAGTTTCTAAGAATGGTTCAATGGATTGGTGTTGTTTGCCAGAATTTGATTCGTCTTCAGTGTTTGCAAAACTATTGGATGAAGAAATAGGAGGGAGCTTTGGTTTTGAAGTTGAAGACACCTATAAGATACAACAGTTCTATGATGCCGAAACGGCAATATTAATTACCAAATTTACAGAAGGAGAAGAAAACTGTTTTGAAATTCATGACTTTATGCCAAGATTTCATAAAGAGGATGATACGTTTTTTGCGCCACCAGAAGTTTCTCGTTTTGTAAAACTTGTGGCAGGAAAACCAAAATTTAAAGTGGTGTACAATCCTAAATTAGAATATGCACAAGGCAAAACAGAATCTTTTATAAAGAAAGATTTTATAGCGAGTTTAACGCACGAAGTTAAGTTTGATACTGTATTCTTATACACTTCTTTTGATAAAGAGAAGGTGTTGAATGGTGAAGAAATTACCTTAGAAGAAAATGGTTTTTTTCTACTAGCTTATAACGAGAAAATATTCTTACCGACGACAGAAAAAGTGTTTTTAAATTTAGAACGTACGCGCATTTATTGGATGGATTGGTCTCAGAAAACGCCCACCTATAAGAAGTTTGATAAAGAAATTAAACGTAGTGCACTTACCTTAAAATTATTAAGTTATGATAAGACAGGGGCTGTTTTAGCGGCCGCTACAACATCACTTCCAGAGACCATTGGAGAAGTTCGTAATTGGGATTACCGTTTCTGTTGGATACGTGATGCTTCTATGGTGATCAAAGTGGTGTCAGATCTTGGACATAAGAATGTAGCGAAACGTTATTTGCAGTTCATTATCGACTTGATTCCTGATAAGGATGAGAAGTTACAGATCATGTACGGCATTAATCGTGAGAAAAAGCTAACAGAGCA
Coding sequences within:
- a CDS encoding glycoside hydrolase family 15 protein; translation: MDNLDYGIIGNCRSAALVSKNGSMDWCCLPEFDSSSVFAKLLDEEIGGSFGFEVEDTYKIQQFYDAETAILITKFTEGEENCFEIHDFMPRFHKEDDTFFAPPEVSRFVKLVAGKPKFKVVYNPKLEYAQGKTESFIKKDFIASLTHEVKFDTVFLYTSFDKEKVLNGEEITLEENGFFLLAYNEKIFLPTTEKVFLNLERTRIYWMDWSQKTPTYKKFDKEIKRSALTLKLLSYDKTGAVLAAATTSLPETIGEVRNWDYRFCWIRDASMVIKVVSDLGHKNVAKRYLQFIIDLIPDKDEKLQIMYGINREKKLTEQTLEHLSGYKGSKPVRVGNAAYEQVQNDIYGILMDVIYELINQFSIGIQNGEELWGITKGIVWIVEKHWQEPDKGIWEFRSEDRHFTFSKVLCWTAIDRAIKVAELLDKKHKIDKWRPLEQKIKKDIMENAWNEEKQAFTQSYGSSDMDASVLLMESYGFIEAKDPKFVSTVLAVEKDLCNDGLLYRYKNEDDFGEPSSSFTICTFWFINSLFKIGQEEKALHHFEQLLSYSNHLGLFSEDVDFKTKRLLGNFPQAYSHLALIECAINFSNKASEENVLESMRE